The following proteins are encoded in a genomic region of Chryseobacterium culicis:
- a CDS encoding TlpA family protein disulfide reductase, with amino-acid sequence MENLKTWLRKNVSTIILTVLFIVILVNKDAKVWLMRQVASTGILNSSISEPKEPQNNSTRVSYAGFILKNEDEKIIDISAFRNKVVFINFWASWCPPCRAEFPSVQKLYDQYKNNPDMVFLTVNLDDNVALGKSYLRKEGFTVPFLVPAGNIPAVLYSGSLPTTVVLDKKGEIRLYHKGFADYSKDSFYKQMDELLKEKP; translated from the coding sequence ATGGAAAATCTGAAAACATGGCTAAGGAAAAATGTTTCTACTATAATACTCACGGTATTGTTTATTGTCATCTTAGTGAATAAAGATGCAAAAGTTTGGCTGATGAGACAGGTTGCTTCCACAGGAATTCTCAATTCCAGCATATCAGAACCAAAAGAACCACAAAATAATTCAACCAGAGTTTCCTATGCCGGATTTATTCTGAAAAATGAGGATGAAAAGATCATAGATATTTCTGCCTTCCGGAATAAAGTAGTTTTCATTAACTTTTGGGCATCATGGTGTCCTCCGTGCAGAGCAGAGTTCCCATCTGTCCAGAAACTATATGATCAATATAAAAACAATCCTGATATGGTATTTCTTACCGTAAATCTTGATGATAATGTTGCCTTAGGAAAATCTTATTTAAGAAAAGAAGGCTTCACGGTTCCTTTTCTGGTGCCGGCTGGAAATATTCCTGCTGTACTGTATAGCGGTTCTTTGCCTACTACTGTTGTTCTGGATAAAAAAGGGGAAATCCGTTTGTATCATAAAGGATTTGCAGATTATAGTAAAGATTCATTTTATAAACAGATGGACGAACTGTTGAAAGAGAAACCTTAG
- a CDS encoding DUF6796 family protein, translated as MKFSAKINWSFAAAIAVSVCWIIGDVYVAGFDPDPSDYPLFSKTYADQVNVEFATLMLEGSSSRLMFGALIGALTGPLLLPATWLVYQFFKDTQKWYAVFVYWILLAGAVLSPLGHAGFFYVGEIYKAVYHTDSVAHPYLLETGRGFMKMLNIAWGMAIGVLAVGWISLAVCILLNKTLLPRWMALLTPFVLTLCIIPIKGLLPLPFSGWVGGAIFNIAYLTFFSSLLFIFRKKLLNKI; from the coding sequence ATGAAATTTTCAGCCAAAATAAACTGGTCTTTTGCAGCTGCCATAGCCGTTTCAGTATGTTGGATCATCGGTGATGTGTATGTTGCCGGATTTGATCCGGATCCTTCAGATTATCCATTATTTTCAAAGACCTATGCAGATCAGGTAAATGTTGAATTTGCCACTTTAATGTTGGAAGGTTCCTCTTCCAGATTGATGTTTGGAGCTTTGATCGGAGCGCTTACTGGTCCTTTGCTGCTTCCTGCCACATGGCTGGTGTATCAGTTTTTCAAAGATACCCAGAAATGGTATGCAGTCTTTGTCTATTGGATTTTATTGGCCGGGGCAGTTTTGTCGCCTTTAGGGCATGCCGGATTCTTCTATGTTGGAGAGATTTATAAGGCGGTTTATCACACCGATTCAGTTGCTCATCCTTATCTTCTGGAAACAGGAAGAGGTTTTATGAAAATGCTGAATATCGCATGGGGAATGGCTATTGGAGTACTGGCGGTGGGCTGGATTTCATTGGCTGTATGTATTCTTTTAAATAAAACACTGTTGCCGAGATGGATGGCTTTGCTGACTCCATTTGTACTGACTTTATGTATTATCCCTATAAAAGGACTCTTACCGCTTCCATTTTCTGGTTGGGTGGGAGGTGCAATATTCAATATTGCCTATCTGACATTTTTCAGTTCGCTCCTTTTTATTTTCAGAAAGAAACTGTTGAATAAAATATAG
- a CDS encoding helix-turn-helix transcriptional regulator, which produces MTVRLYDKNFGNLLMEKNYPAPYFFNDGEIQECITQLFPPYGNGFYHEISFANVHISFGNILLPKRLQLYLESDFDSVEMHFTLKGKSKAISGNFQKTVAFDSYQHNIIYAHHMEGRMEFEGPEMHLFEINLAPEFFKKFLPEHSGVFEIFRNSIERQNSSLLQPEHNRITQEMYQILNDIMHCSRKGIFKRIYLEAKVSELLLLQLEHFFDRDSFPSSLQKKDIEKMYDVRDYIINNLNADSSLNDLAHLVGTNEFTLKKGFKEIFGTTVFGFWNDLKMAQAKKLLLDSNLNISEISDNIGYKNPRHFSAAFKRKFNIVPSKLRNR; this is translated from the coding sequence ATGACAGTAAGACTATATGATAAAAACTTTGGAAACCTACTGATGGAGAAGAATTATCCTGCTCCTTATTTCTTTAATGACGGGGAAATTCAGGAATGCATCACCCAGCTCTTTCCTCCCTATGGAAATGGTTTTTATCACGAAATAAGTTTCGCCAACGTTCATATCAGTTTCGGAAATATTTTATTGCCGAAGCGGCTTCAGCTGTACCTGGAAAGTGATTTTGATTCGGTAGAAATGCATTTTACCCTTAAAGGAAAAAGTAAGGCGATTTCAGGTAACTTCCAGAAAACTGTAGCATTTGACAGCTATCAGCACAATATTATTTATGCCCATCATATGGAAGGCAGAATGGAATTTGAAGGCCCGGAAATGCATTTATTTGAAATCAATCTGGCTCCGGAATTCTTTAAAAAATTTCTGCCTGAGCATTCGGGAGTATTTGAAATATTCAGAAACTCGATCGAAAGACAAAATTCCTCTCTCCTCCAGCCGGAACACAACCGTATTACCCAGGAAATGTATCAGATCCTGAATGACATTATGCATTGCAGCAGAAAAGGTATATTCAAACGAATCTATCTTGAAGCCAAAGTAAGTGAACTTCTTCTGTTACAGCTTGAACATTTTTTTGACCGTGACTCCTTCCCTTCTTCTCTTCAGAAAAAAGATATTGAAAAAATGTACGATGTAAGAGATTATATTATCAATAATCTGAATGCAGATAGTTCACTGAATGACCTTGCCCATCTGGTAGGAACTAATGAATTTACCCTGAAGAAAGGCTTTAAAGAAATTTTCGGGACTACCGTATTTGGATTCTGGAATGATCTCAAAATGGCACAGGCAAAAAAACTGCTTCTCGACAGCAATCTGAATATCAGTGAAATTTCCGACAATATCGGTTATAAAAACCCAAGACATTTTTCAGCAGCATTTAAGCGAAAATTTAACATAGTACCCAGCAAACTCAGAAACAGGTAA
- a CDS encoding TonB-dependent receptor: protein MQTSFLKITAATAALCFSTLAMAQQNYSVSGTVKDKKNGELLIGVSVKVSEDPTINVVANEYGFYSLSLPEGNYTLIISYPGYRDFEQQIKVDQNIKLDLPLLPAETEAKAIDEVVITGIKKDKNLTSAQMGAETLSIKNIEKLPVLFGEKDVMKTIQLLPGIKSNGEGSSGFSVRGGATDQNLILLDEAPVYNASHLLGFFSTFNSDALKDASIIKGNSPAQYGGRLSSVLDVKMKDGNNKDYNINGGIGLISSRLSVEGPIQKEKSSFIVSGRRTYADLFLKTNKDYKDNKLYFYDLNLKANYQINENNRIYLSGYFGRDVLGLGDTFNTDWGNTTATLRWNSIISSKLFSNTSFIYSNYDYKISLKNDDTVFDLNSKIRDWNLKQDFTWFAGNKHSVRFGLQSIYHTLTPSSASGTTVSSFTRNPRYSWENAVYINDDYKATEKLTINYGARLSMFSVLGGDTFNTYENGVLTDSQFLEKGKFGKTYVNIEPRISANYRINEVSSVKGGYSRNTQNLHLLSNSNSGNPTDQWIGSSYTVKPEIADQISVGYSRNFNNNNYELNAEVYYKDMKNQIDFKNGAQIGFDTGSDVESELLFGKGRAYGLELIAKKKSGKLTGWISYTLSKTERKINGINNNEWYNARMDKTHDLSIVATYQLNPKWSFSGLFVYSTGNAVTFPTGKYELNGQTIFQYSNRNADRMPAYHRMDLSATYEPSSNKRFRGSWTFGIYNLYGRENAYTINFEDNPDRPGTTRAMQTSLFRWVPNITYNFKF from the coding sequence ATGCAAACATCCTTTCTAAAAATCACCGCTGCCACCGCTGCACTCTGTTTCAGTACCCTGGCAATGGCCCAACAAAACTATTCTGTAAGTGGAACCGTGAAAGACAAAAAAAACGGTGAATTGCTCATCGGAGTATCTGTAAAAGTAAGCGAAGATCCCACCATCAATGTTGTTGCCAATGAATATGGCTTTTATTCCCTTTCACTGCCTGAAGGGAATTATACCCTTATTATTTCTTACCCTGGATATAGAGATTTTGAACAGCAGATCAAAGTAGACCAGAATATAAAGCTTGATCTACCTCTTCTTCCTGCGGAGACAGAAGCAAAAGCGATTGATGAAGTGGTAATAACCGGAATCAAAAAGGATAAAAACTTAACCTCAGCGCAAATGGGAGCAGAAACGCTGAGTATTAAAAATATAGAAAAACTTCCTGTTCTTTTTGGAGAAAAGGATGTCATGAAAACCATACAGCTTTTACCGGGTATTAAAAGTAACGGTGAAGGAAGCAGTGGTTTCAGTGTAAGAGGTGGTGCTACCGACCAAAACCTGATATTACTGGATGAAGCTCCGGTTTATAACGCCTCTCACCTTCTTGGGTTTTTCAGTACATTCAACAGTGATGCCCTGAAAGATGCCAGCATCATTAAAGGAAACAGTCCGGCTCAATATGGAGGCCGACTTTCTTCTGTGCTGGATGTTAAAATGAAAGACGGAAACAATAAAGATTATAACATCAACGGAGGAATTGGTCTGATCAGCAGCAGACTGAGTGTAGAAGGTCCTATTCAAAAGGAAAAATCTTCATTCATTGTTTCAGGAAGAAGAACCTATGCCGATTTGTTCCTGAAAACCAATAAAGATTATAAAGACAACAAGTTATATTTTTATGATCTCAATCTGAAAGCCAATTATCAGATCAATGAAAACAACCGTATTTACCTTTCCGGATATTTCGGAAGAGATGTTTTGGGACTGGGAGATACTTTCAATACAGATTGGGGAAATACAACGGCAACGTTGAGATGGAACAGCATCATCAGCAGTAAATTATTCTCCAATACCTCTTTCATCTACAGCAATTATGATTATAAAATCAGTCTAAAAAATGATGATACCGTATTTGATTTAAATTCGAAAATCCGTGACTGGAATCTTAAGCAGGACTTTACCTGGTTTGCCGGAAACAAACACTCTGTACGTTTCGGTCTGCAGTCTATTTATCATACGCTAACTCCGAGCAGTGCTTCCGGAACTACGGTGAGCAGTTTTACAAGAAATCCGAGATACTCGTGGGAAAATGCCGTGTACATCAATGATGATTATAAAGCAACAGAAAAGCTAACCATCAATTATGGGGCAAGGCTTTCCATGTTCAGTGTATTGGGAGGCGATACATTCAATACCTATGAGAATGGTGTGCTTACCGACAGCCAGTTTTTAGAGAAAGGAAAATTCGGGAAAACATATGTGAATATTGAACCGCGTATTAGTGCCAACTATCGCATCAACGAAGTCAGCAGTGTAAAAGGAGGATATTCCCGAAACACCCAGAATCTTCATCTTTTAAGCAACAGCAACAGCGGAAATCCTACCGATCAGTGGATAGGAAGCAGCTATACGGTAAAACCGGAAATTGCAGATCAGATCAGTGTGGGCTACAGCAGGAATTTCAACAACAATAATTATGAATTGAATGCTGAAGTTTATTATAAAGATATGAAAAACCAGATCGACTTCAAAAATGGGGCTCAGATTGGTTTTGACACTGGATCCGATGTAGAAAGTGAACTGTTATTTGGAAAAGGAAGAGCCTACGGTCTGGAACTTATTGCCAAAAAGAAAAGCGGAAAACTGACAGGATGGATTTCCTATACGCTCTCTAAAACAGAAAGAAAGATTAACGGAATCAATAATAATGAGTGGTATAATGCCAGAATGGATAAGACTCACGATCTTTCTATTGTTGCTACTTACCAGCTTAATCCAAAATGGAGTTTTTCAGGATTGTTTGTGTACAGCACAGGAAATGCGGTTACCTTCCCTACCGGAAAATATGAGTTGAACGGACAAACGATCTTCCAGTACAGCAACAGAAATGCTGACAGAATGCCGGCCTATCACAGAATGGATCTGAGTGCAACGTATGAACCAAGTTCCAATAAACGCTTCCGTGGTTCATGGACATTCGGTATTTACAATCTTTATGGCCGTGAAAATGCTTACACTATTAATTTCGAAGACAATCCAGACCGTCCCGGAACTACGCGTGCCATGCAGACCTCTTTATTCCGCTGGGTACCCAACATCACTTATAACTTCAAATTCTAA
- a CDS encoding DUF4249 domain-containing protein — MKNTFYIIVSLFALTSCEKEIDLDLNDQSGNIVIEGNITNQSGPYTVKITKSVSFSEPNQYPAVTGAQVILSDDMGQTETLHYAGNGMYQTTTFAGEPGRTYTLKVQAEGKQYTAQSTMPEVVYFDGLKQSSFKFGDKITYTLLPLFTDPMPLGNRYLFSFTINDLPKKYMNTFSDNVNNGLPNQQPLILPNDDNKGRDHEVVVGDKIHVEMQSIDTNIFTYYSALLQISGGNGGTATPANPPSNISNGALGYFSAHTTDTETFVIQPVTP; from the coding sequence ATGAAAAATACATTTTATATCATAGTATCTCTTTTTGCATTAACCTCTTGTGAAAAGGAGATTGATCTGGATCTGAATGATCAAAGCGGGAATATTGTTATTGAAGGAAATATAACCAATCAATCCGGACCTTATACGGTAAAAATAACAAAATCAGTAAGTTTCTCAGAACCGAATCAATATCCGGCGGTCACGGGAGCTCAGGTCATTCTAAGTGATGATATGGGACAAACCGAAACCCTTCATTATGCAGGAAACGGTATGTATCAAACGACAACTTTCGCCGGAGAGCCTGGCAGAACCTATACCCTGAAGGTACAGGCCGAGGGAAAACAGTATACTGCTCAAAGTACAATGCCTGAAGTAGTCTATTTCGATGGATTGAAACAGAGTTCCTTTAAATTTGGAGATAAAATCACTTATACCCTGTTACCACTCTTTACAGATCCAATGCCACTGGGAAACCGTTATCTTTTTAGTTTTACGATCAATGATCTTCCCAAAAAATACATGAATACTTTTTCAGACAATGTGAACAACGGATTGCCTAACCAACAGCCTTTGATTCTCCCTAATGACGATAATAAAGGCAGAGACCACGAAGTGGTAGTAGGTGATAAAATCCATGTGGAAATGCAGTCTATCGACACCAACATATTCACTTATTACAGTGCCTTACTTCAGATTTCCGGCGGCAATGGCGGAACCGCTACTCCAGCCAATCCTCCAAGTAACATCAGCAATGGAGCATTGGGATACTTTTCAGCTCATACAACAGATACGGAGACTTTTGTCATCCAGCCTGTTACTCCATAA
- a CDS encoding YoaK family protein, with translation MFRHRGKNRTYFHNLKLASALSFVAGIVNIVGVLSVKVLTTNITGHFAFFSEEILLDHYSEAFTYFIFILCFLGGAFCSSFMVEFSFGRRMFRPHLIPLITEILILGFVGIADDKTLGISISPYTIAGLLLFAMGVQNSLVTRVSQSVVRTTHLTGLFTDLGIELSKLFFKERENEQRQLKKNITLKLVIIACFFSGCMMGGFVYSMIYLKTLIATAGLLFCVIRYDKLLYRYYALKRRLR, from the coding sequence ATGTTCAGACACAGAGGGAAAAACAGAACTTATTTTCACAATCTCAAACTGGCTTCAGCCCTGTCATTTGTTGCCGGGATCGTGAATATTGTAGGTGTTTTATCTGTTAAAGTACTTACCACTAATATAACGGGGCATTTTGCCTTCTTTTCCGAAGAGATTCTTCTCGATCATTATAGCGAAGCCTTTACTTACTTTATCTTCATTCTATGTTTTCTGGGAGGAGCTTTCTGTTCAAGTTTTATGGTTGAATTTTCGTTCGGGCGCAGAATGTTCCGTCCGCATCTCATCCCTTTGATTACCGAAATTCTGATATTGGGTTTTGTGGGAATAGCAGATGATAAGACACTCGGAATCTCAATATCTCCTTATACTATTGCGGGACTTTTACTTTTTGCCATGGGCGTTCAGAATTCATTGGTGACGAGAGTATCCCAGTCTGTAGTGAGAACCACTCATCTTACGGGATTGTTTACCGATCTGGGAATAGAGCTTTCAAAACTGTTTTTTAAGGAGCGGGAAAATGAACAGCGTCAGCTTAAAAAGAATATCACCCTGAAACTGGTCATTATTGCCTGCTTTTTTTCGGGATGTATGATGGGTGGTTTTGTTTATAGTATGATCTATTTAAAAACACTGATTGCAACTGCAGGATTGCTGTTTTGTGTAATCAGGTATGATAAACTCCTGTACAGGTATTACGCTTTAAAAAGGAGATTAAGATAG
- a CDS encoding Crp/Fnr family transcriptional regulator: protein MISKFIFNNQYLFDELPEYDKNLLTGAMKTKNYRKNEPIFTDGTKPNGVYYLNEGKIKKYKVDNDGREQIIYIYSSGEFFGYSAILSNESYGDTTSTLENSVISFISKDNFMDILSQSSVLSRLLLKSLSHEFSVMANLIAVLSHRTVRERAALSLLILHDKYTSNDAPDDEVFISLSRVDLANMVGTARETLARIINDFKQEKLIRSEGRKIQIIDFKRLIHIANFY from the coding sequence ATGATCTCAAAATTTATTTTTAATAATCAGTATCTTTTTGATGAACTCCCTGAATATGATAAGAATCTTCTTACAGGAGCGATGAAAACCAAAAACTACCGTAAAAATGAGCCTATATTTACAGACGGGACAAAGCCTAATGGCGTTTACTATCTTAACGAAGGGAAAATAAAGAAATACAAGGTTGATAATGACGGAAGGGAACAGATTATTTACATTTACAGCTCCGGTGAATTTTTCGGGTATTCTGCTATTCTGAGCAATGAATCTTATGGAGATACCACCTCAACGCTGGAAAATTCTGTTATCTCATTTATTTCTAAAGACAATTTTATGGATATCCTCAGTCAGTCATCCGTTCTTTCAAGGCTGCTGCTGAAATCTTTAAGTCATGAATTCAGTGTGATGGCAAATCTTATCGCTGTTCTGTCTCATCGTACAGTACGGGAAAGAGCGGCTCTCAGTTTACTGATTCTTCACGATAAGTATACATCAAATGATGCTCCTGATGATGAAGTATTCATTTCTCTTTCCCGTGTGGATCTTGCCAATATGGTGGGAACTGCCAGAGAAACTTTGGCCCGCATCATCAATGATTTTAAACAGGAAAAATTAATCAGATCTGAAGGAAGGAAAATACAGATCATCGACTTTAAGCGATTGATTCATATTGCTAATTTCTATTAA
- a CDS encoding VOC family protein: MKLTSLRLISKDIKAAVEFYEQAIGLSARWYTEDFAELSADSITIAIGSTRTMKMFSEGLTDFAGTKSIIIEFLVKNVDEEYERIKNIASEIIQEPTTMPWGNRSLLFCDPDGNMINFFTPVSDEAVKKFS; encoded by the coding sequence ATGAAACTTACCTCATTAAGACTCATCAGTAAAGACATCAAAGCAGCAGTAGAATTTTATGAACAGGCTATTGGATTATCTGCCCGATGGTATACTGAAGATTTTGCAGAACTTTCTGCTGACTCCATTACCATTGCCATCGGAAGTACCCGAACGATGAAAATGTTTTCGGAGGGTCTGACAGATTTCGCAGGAACAAAATCAATCATTATCGAATTTCTGGTTAAAAATGTAGATGAAGAATATGAAAGAATCAAAAATATAGCTTCTGAAATTATTCAGGAGCCAACAACCATGCCTTGGGGAAACCGATCACTTCTGTTCTGTGATCCGGATGGAAATATGATAAACTTTTTTACTCCTGTAAGTGATGAGGCTGTAAAGAAGTTCAGCTAA
- a CDS encoding alpha/beta fold hydrolase, translated as MKTIRKISAVSLLCLTLFTVVTVSCTEENEPPTTTQEVQNRNHQTAKTQFITVKGNAIAYRVLGKEDGIPLVLLPGLGGSMDDWDPAVTDGLAKKYKVIIFDNKGVASSKGTTPNTVQAMADDAVDFIKALNLTQVNIMGFSMGGFVAQRIVLTNPSLINKVILTGTGPQGAIGLSNLPNIIAGTAGLSPEASYLKFGFTESAQSTGEGKASFARVQLRTTDRDLPLNDAASNAQFTAVLSWAQPNADALTEIEKIKKPVLIVHGENDLPVSVQNAKNMAQHLDDAELVIFPDSGHASFYQYHDTFVAKAIEFLGK; from the coding sequence ATGAAAACAATCAGAAAAATCTCAGCCGTAAGCTTATTATGTTTAACTCTTTTTACCGTAGTGACCGTATCCTGCACGGAAGAAAATGAGCCTCCCACGACGACACAGGAGGTACAAAACAGAAACCACCAAACGGCCAAGACCCAATTCATAACGGTTAAAGGAAATGCCATTGCATATCGTGTGCTGGGAAAAGAAGACGGCATTCCATTGGTACTGTTGCCGGGGTTAGGAGGCTCAATGGATGACTGGGATCCTGCAGTGACAGACGGACTGGCAAAAAAGTATAAAGTAATTATCTTTGACAATAAAGGAGTGGCTTCCTCAAAAGGAACAACCCCGAATACTGTTCAGGCAATGGCTGACGATGCCGTAGATTTTATCAAAGCTTTAAATTTGACCCAAGTGAATATCATGGGGTTTTCTATGGGAGGATTTGTTGCCCAGAGAATTGTGCTGACCAATCCGTCACTGATCAACAAAGTAATTTTAACAGGAACAGGTCCGCAAGGAGCAATCGGATTGTCGAATCTGCCTAATATTATTGCAGGAACAGCCGGATTAAGTCCCGAAGCTTCCTATCTGAAATTTGGGTTTACAGAATCTGCTCAAAGTACAGGAGAAGGTAAAGCATCTTTCGCAAGAGTTCAGCTTCGTACCACAGACAGAGATCTTCCATTAAATGATGCTGCTTCCAACGCACAGTTTACGGCGGTTTTGAGCTGGGCTCAACCCAATGCTGATGCTCTTACGGAAATTGAAAAAATCAAAAAACCGGTATTAATTGTTCATGGTGAAAATGATCTTCCGGTATCGGTTCAGAATGCTAAAAATATGGCTCAGCATTTAGATGATGCAGAACTGGTTATATTTCCGGACTCAGGCCATGCTTCTTTTTATCAGTATCATGATACTTTTGTAGCGAAAGCCATTGAATTCCTTGGGAAATAA
- a CDS encoding ACT domain-containing protein encodes MSGEKDLSVLIQNMEPVLNAGEFVFCTVETLNGIPDIEKILFFFREHEAITIVLERTIADEWKMPYSYISSWITLTIHSSLEAIGLTAAFANALKKENISCNVVAAYFHDHIFIAKEDAEKAMEALIALKKSKEF; translated from the coding sequence ATGTCAGGAGAAAAAGACTTATCGGTTTTGATTCAGAATATGGAACCTGTATTGAATGCCGGAGAATTTGTGTTTTGCACTGTTGAAACTTTAAACGGAATACCGGATATAGAAAAGATTCTGTTTTTCTTCCGGGAACATGAAGCCATTACCATTGTGCTGGAAAGAACGATAGCCGATGAATGGAAAATGCCCTATAGTTATATTTCTTCATGGATCACGCTCACTATTCATTCCTCTCTGGAAGCCATAGGGCTCACCGCAGCTTTTGCCAATGCCTTGAAAAAGGAAAATATCAGCTGCAATGTGGTTGCCGCTTATTTTCATGATCATATTTTTATAGCGAAAGAAGATGCTGAGAAAGCAATGGAAGCCCTTATTGCATTGAAAAAATCCAAAGAGTTTTAA
- a CDS encoding response regulator has product METPIQNKEIVFLLADDHSIVRQGMEIVISDIIPHAKIYQTSSLHQVLEIIESKGVEMAVIDAHFPDGNSLHILPQMKSVNPDLKILIFTGLEEELHGLKFIKAGANGYLSKLSEEEEVREAITTFIEKGEYFSNLLRDLLVQLVYNPDLISPLNSLTKRELQIAELYAEGYGNLEISNSLNIKQNTVSTIKKNIFEKLKIENMVELVELVKTHHKL; this is encoded by the coding sequence ATGGAAACACCAATTCAAAATAAAGAGATTGTTTTCCTGCTTGCAGACGATCACAGCATTGTACGCCAGGGAATGGAAATCGTAATCAGTGATATTATTCCTCACGCTAAGATTTATCAGACTTCATCCTTACATCAGGTATTGGAGATCATAGAGTCAAAAGGAGTAGAAATGGCCGTCATTGATGCCCATTTCCCGGATGGAAACAGTCTTCATATTTTACCTCAGATGAAAAGTGTAAATCCAGATCTTAAAATTTTGATTTTTACAGGACTTGAAGAGGAACTGCATGGCCTTAAATTTATCAAAGCCGGTGCGAATGGCTATCTGAGTAAACTGAGTGAAGAAGAAGAGGTAAGGGAGGCCATTACAACCTTTATCGAGAAAGGAGAATATTTTTCTAATCTTTTACGGGATCTATTGGTACAGCTTGTATACAATCCGGATCTGATAAGTCCACTCAACAGTTTAACCAAAAGAGAACTTCAGATTGCAGAACTTTATGCTGAAGGATATGGAAACCTGGAAATTTCAAACAGCCTGAATATCAAACAAAATACAGTAAGCACCATCAAAAAAAATATCTTTGAAAAACTAAAGATTGAAAATATGGTTGAGCTTGTTGAACTTGTCAAAACCCATCATAAGCTATAG